The DNA segment GTGGGCCACCATCGGCGCCACCGCGCTCGGCACGATGATCGCGTTCGCCCTGGTCCGGTACCGGTTCCGGGCGCGCGGAGCGGTCAACTCGCTGATCTTCCTGCCGATGGCGATGCCCGAGGTCGTCATGGCCGCCTCGCTGCTCACCCTGTTCCTCAACATGGGCGCCCAGCTCGGCTTCTGGACGATCCTGATCGCCCACATCATGTTCTGTCTGAGCTTCGTCGTCACCGCGGTCAAGGCGCGCGTGATGTCGATGGACCCGCGCCTGGAGGAGGCCGCCCGCGATCTCTACGCGGGACCGGTGCAGACCTTCTGGCGGGTCACCCTGCCCATCGCGGCACCCGGGATCGCCGCGGGCGCGCTGCTGTCCTTCGCGCTCTCCTTCGACGATTTCATCATCACCAATTTCAACGCGGGCTCGACCGTCACCTTCCCCATGTTCGTCTGGGGCTCGGCACAGCGCGGAACGCCCGTTCAGATCAATGTCATCGGGACGGCCATGTTCCTCATCGCCGTACTGTTCGTGCTGGTCTCGATGCTCGTCACCCGTAGACGCGGTCACCAGAAGGCATAAAGCCCCGTAGGGAGTTGAAATCATGGCCCCTAGCGCCATGAGCCGTGGAAAAGACAACTGGGTCGCTTCCCTCTCCGAAGCCCAGCCGGTCCCCTACTGGCTGGAGGACCCCGGCAAGCCCCAGCCCGAGCCCGCCCTCACCGGCACCGAGACCTGCGACCTGCTCGTGGTCGGCGGCGGCTACAGCGGACTGTGGACCGCGCTCAACGCCAAGGAGCGCGACCCGGGCCGGGACGTGGTGCTGCTGGAGGGCCGCGAGGTGGGCTGGGCCGCCTCGGGCCGCAACGGCGGGTTCTGCGCCGCCTCCCTCACCCACGGCCTGGCCAACGGACTGGCCCGCTGGCCGGACGAGGTCGGCACGCTGCACGAACTCGGCGCCCGCAACCTGGACGGCATCGAGGACGCGCTCGCCCGGTACGGCATCGACTGCGACTTCGAGCGCACCGGCGAGATCGACGTGGCCACCGAGACCTACCAGGCGTGGGAACTGCGCGACTGGCACCGGGAACTCGAGGACAAGGGCCTCGCGGACGGCATGGAGTTCCTCGACCGGGACGCTCTGCGCGCCGAGGTCGGCTCGCCCACCTTCGAGGCCGGACTGTGGGACCGCAGAGGCGTGGCCCTGCTGCACCCCGCCAAGCTGGCCTGGGGCCTGAAGCGGGCCTGCCTCGCCCTGGGGGTCCGGGTGTACGAGCACACCCCGGCCCTGACCCTGAAGCAGTACGGCGCCGGGATGGAGGCCGGCACCCCGTACGGCACGGTCCGGGCCCGCAAGGTCGCGCTCGGCACCAACATCTTCCCCAGCCTCCTGCGCCGGGTCCGCTCCTACACGGTGCCGGTCTACGACTACGCGCTGACCACCGAGCCGCTCAGCGCCGGGCAGCTCGACTCGCTCGGCTGGAAGAACCGCCAGGGCCTCGGGGACGCGGCCAACCAGTTCCACTACTTCCGGCTGACCCCGGACAACCGGGTGCTGTGGGGCGGCTACGACGCGATCTACCCCTACGGCGGCCGGGTGCGCGCGGAGTACGACGACCGGCCGGAGACGTACGCCAAGCTGGCCGGGCACTTCTTCACCTGCTTCCCGCAGCTGGAGGGCGTCCGCTTCACCCACGCCTGGGGCGGCGCGATCGACACCTGCTCCCGCTTCTCGGCGTTCTTCGGCACCGGACATCAGGGCCGGGTCGCCTACGCGGCGGGCTACACGGGCCTCGGTGTGGGGGCCACCCGTTTCGGCGCCGACGTGATGCTGGATCTGCTGGACGGCGCGGACACCGAGCGCACCCGGCTGGAGATGGTCCGCAAGAAGCCGCTGCCGTTCCCGCCCGAGCCGTTCGCCTGGACCGGGATCGCGCTGACCCGCTGGTCGCTGGCGCGGGCCGACGCGCAGGGCGGCCGGCGGAACCTGTGGCTGCGGGCCATGGACCGGCTGGGACTCGGCTTCGACAGCTAGCCGCCCGGCCCGTGTGACCCAGGTCACTCGAAAGATCCCGGTGAACCCGCGTAATGCGGACCGCCCCACCTCCCTCTCCCTCGCAGAC comes from the Streptomyces seoulensis genome and includes:
- a CDS encoding ABC transporter permease, with amino-acid sequence MAVFTWLKRRLVVVAGLLTLAYLLLPNIVVTVFSFNKPKGRFNYEWQHFSTDAWQDPCGVADMCGSLGLSLQIALWATIGATALGTMIAFALVRYRFRARGAVNSLIFLPMAMPEVVMAASLLTLFLNMGAQLGFWTILIAHIMFCLSFVVTAVKARVMSMDPRLEEAARDLYAGPVQTFWRVTLPIAAPGIAAGALLSFALSFDDFIITNFNAGSTVTFPMFVWGSAQRGTPVQINVIGTAMFLIAVLFVLVSMLVTRRRGHQKA
- a CDS encoding NAD(P)/FAD-dependent oxidoreductase; this translates as MAPSAMSRGKDNWVASLSEAQPVPYWLEDPGKPQPEPALTGTETCDLLVVGGGYSGLWTALNAKERDPGRDVVLLEGREVGWAASGRNGGFCAASLTHGLANGLARWPDEVGTLHELGARNLDGIEDALARYGIDCDFERTGEIDVATETYQAWELRDWHRELEDKGLADGMEFLDRDALRAEVGSPTFEAGLWDRRGVALLHPAKLAWGLKRACLALGVRVYEHTPALTLKQYGAGMEAGTPYGTVRARKVALGTNIFPSLLRRVRSYTVPVYDYALTTEPLSAGQLDSLGWKNRQGLGDAANQFHYFRLTPDNRVLWGGYDAIYPYGGRVRAEYDDRPETYAKLAGHFFTCFPQLEGVRFTHAWGGAIDTCSRFSAFFGTGHQGRVAYAAGYTGLGVGATRFGADVMLDLLDGADTERTRLEMVRKKPLPFPPEPFAWTGIALTRWSLARADAQGGRRNLWLRAMDRLGLGFDS